A genomic segment from Actinoplanes sichuanensis encodes:
- a CDS encoding alpha/beta hydrolase family protein, with the protein MIKSLPASVRPLRRRTLLTAALASGLGLATAAPAVAAAHRRLTGGYVLPAPTGPECLGTVSLHLRDRSRTDPWVPGHQVRELMIQIWYPARSTRGHLPAPWLSPGAVPHFAEVFGLPADRIRATVTHGRAGAPVARRAGGHPVLLYSPGLGGDRGTSSALVEDLASHGYIVVTVDHTHDASEVEFPDGRVEVAALPPDLDDEVIGRVADVRAADIRFVLDQLATLAAGRNPDAGRRPLPDGLRGAFDLDRVGMFGHSLGGSTAAAVMHDDRRLKAGVNLDGTLVGARAVGGSDRPFLLVSSDHGVGAEDPTWDTFWTGQRGWKRELRMKGAVHGSFNDGVVLYPQAAAEIGLTPELLAEMVGALEPQRSVAVQRTYLRAFFDRHLRHRDGRLLRAPHPSFPEIEFVR; encoded by the coding sequence ATGATCAAGAGCTTGCCCGCTTCGGTACGGCCACTGCGCCGCCGAACGCTGCTGACGGCCGCCCTGGCCTCCGGTCTCGGCCTGGCCACCGCCGCTCCCGCGGTCGCGGCCGCACACCGGCGGCTCACCGGTGGATACGTTCTGCCCGCGCCGACCGGCCCGGAGTGCCTCGGCACCGTGTCGCTGCACCTGCGAGACCGCAGCCGCACCGACCCGTGGGTGCCGGGCCACCAGGTCCGCGAGCTCATGATTCAGATCTGGTATCCGGCCCGCAGCACCCGCGGTCACCTGCCGGCGCCCTGGCTGTCACCCGGGGCGGTCCCGCACTTCGCGGAGGTCTTCGGGCTGCCCGCCGACCGGATCCGCGCGACCGTCACCCATGGCCGGGCGGGCGCGCCGGTCGCCCGACGGGCGGGCGGCCACCCGGTCCTGCTGTATTCGCCGGGTCTCGGCGGCGACCGCGGCACCAGCTCCGCTCTGGTCGAGGATCTGGCCTCGCACGGATACATCGTCGTCACCGTCGATCACACCCACGATGCGTCCGAGGTCGAGTTCCCCGACGGGCGGGTCGAGGTCGCCGCGCTACCGCCGGATCTCGACGACGAGGTCATCGGACGTGTCGCCGACGTCCGGGCGGCCGACATTCGATTCGTCCTCGACCAGTTGGCCACTCTCGCTGCCGGCCGCAATCCCGATGCCGGGCGCCGGCCGCTGCCCGACGGTCTGCGCGGCGCGTTCGACCTGGACCGGGTCGGCATGTTCGGTCACTCCCTGGGCGGCAGCACCGCCGCCGCCGTGATGCACGACGACCGTCGGCTGAAAGCCGGTGTCAACCTGGACGGCACTCTCGTCGGCGCCCGCGCGGTCGGCGGATCCGACCGGCCGTTCCTACTGGTCAGCAGCGATCACGGCGTCGGGGCCGAGGACCCCACCTGGGACACGTTCTGGACCGGCCAGCGCGGCTGGAAACGCGAACTGCGCATGAAGGGCGCCGTGCACGGGTCGTTCAACGACGGCGTCGTCCTCTATCCCCAGGCCGCTGCGGAGATCGGTCTCACCCCGGAGCTGCTGGCCGAGATGGTCGGTGCTCTGGAGCCGCAACGGTCGGTCGCCGTTCAACGCACCTATCTGCGGGCCTTCTTCGATCGGCATCTGCGGCACCGCGACGGCCGTCTGCTGCGCGCCCCGCACCCGAGTTTCCCGGAGATCGAGTTCGTCCGGTGA
- a CDS encoding pectate lyase — protein sequence MRRPRVLIGAVVLAAALAGSVATVNMASAATDVKVTASIKVTGTFDGGGKRYIGSGDLGSGGQNEGQDPIFDLAAGATLKNVILGAPSADGVHCAGSCNLTNVVWQDVGEDAATFRGTNATVVIDGGSAASASDKVFQDNRGAGGSVTIKNFKVSNFGKLYRSCGNCSTQAARKVTIQNVTATSGKVIAGVNTNYGDVATLKGNSIGSIPTCWLYTGNNTGAEPTKTGTGANGKNCIVS from the coding sequence ATGAGAAGACCACGCGTGCTCATCGGTGCCGTCGTTCTGGCCGCCGCCCTGGCCGGTTCGGTCGCGACGGTGAACATGGCGTCCGCCGCCACGGACGTGAAGGTCACCGCGTCGATCAAGGTGACCGGCACCTTCGACGGCGGCGGGAAACGCTACATCGGCTCCGGCGACCTCGGCAGCGGTGGCCAGAACGAGGGCCAGGACCCGATCTTCGACCTGGCCGCGGGCGCCACCCTGAAGAACGTCATCCTGGGCGCCCCGTCCGCCGACGGCGTCCACTGCGCCGGCAGCTGCAACCTGACCAACGTCGTCTGGCAGGACGTCGGTGAGGACGCGGCCACCTTCCGCGGCACCAACGCCACCGTCGTGATCGACGGCGGCAGCGCGGCGAGCGCCTCGGACAAGGTGTTCCAGGACAACCGCGGTGCCGGCGGGTCGGTGACCATCAAGAACTTCAAGGTCTCCAACTTCGGCAAGCTCTACCGCTCCTGCGGCAACTGCTCCACCCAGGCGGCCCGCAAGGTGACCATCCAGAACGTCACCGCCACCAGCGGCAAGGTGATCGCCGGCGTCAACACCAACTACGGCGACGTCGCGACGCTGAAGGGCAACAGCATCGGCAGCATCCCGACCTGCTGGCTCTACACCGGCAACAACACGGGTGCCGAGCCCAC